AAGGTTGGCAGGCCGCCAACTGCGCCAGGCAGGCCTTGAGGGGCTTGTCTACCCCGACCCGCGAGGGCATGCCCCTTTGCGCGCGGCCATCGCGGCCTACCTGGGCATTTCACGGGGTATTACCTGCCACCCGGAGCAGGTGTTCGTGTGTGCAGGTTATCGCGCGTGCCTGGACCTGATCAGCCACACACTGATGCGCCAAGGCGACGCCTGCTGGCTGGAAGAGCCCGGCTACTTCATGGCCAGGAATGCCCTGCTGGAAGCCGGTGCGCAGCTGGTGCCGGTCACCGTGGATGAGGACGGGCTCGACGTCGCGCAGGGCATCGCCCGTGCCCCGGATGCACGCTTTGCCGTGGTTACGCCGACCCACCAGAGCCCACTTGGCGTGTCTTTGTCATTGCCGCGCCGGTTGGCGTTGCTGGACTGGGCCAACCGGCGCGGTAGCTGGGTTATCGAGGACGATTACGACAGTGAGTACCGCTATCAGGGTAAGCCCTTGCCCGCGCTCAAGAGCCTCGACCAGCAGGGGCGCGTGCTTTACACCGGGACCTTTAGCAAGGTGCTGTTTCCGGGGTTGCGTTTGGCTTATCTGGTGGTGCCGGCGGAGCAGAGCGAGGCGTTTGCTCGCCAGGCGGACCGGTTGCATAACCACTGCCCGCAGGTGCTGCAGGCGACTGTCAGTGCGTTTTTGCAGGAGGGGCACTTTGCGCGGCATCTGAAGAAAATGCGCAGCCTTTATGGGGTTCGGCGGCGGTGGTTGGTTGAGGCGCTGGGGGCGCAATTTGGGGGGCGTTTGCTGATCGACCCTCAAGCGGGGGGGATGCACCTGGTTGTAGGGCTTCGTGAAGGTGATGATGTTGAGATTGCGCAGCGTGCTCGCGCCCTGGGCATTGCTGTTGAACCGCTTTCACGGTGGTACCTGGAGGCTGAACCCAAGCAGGGGCTGGTGCTTGGGTTCACCAACATTGCCAGTGCTGAACAGGCATCGAAGGTGGCGGTTCGATTGGCGCAGATGCTCTAGGTTTTGTACGAAAAGTATGGTCATCCATCGCTGTGGGAGCGGGCTTGCCCCGCGATCTGCCGCAACGCGGCAGCAAAGCCTGAATTCGCGGCGTCTTTGACACTATTTGATATCAGGTACAGGAGCGCTTCGCACTCCATCGCGGGGCAAGCCCGCTCCCACAAAACTTTTCGTACAGAGCGTAGGGCTGCTTAATGGCCAGAGTGAGAGTCACTGCTACCGAGCCAGCGCTCAGTAGGCAAATGCGCTGCGATGCTTGTGTATGAACGC
The sequence above is drawn from the Pseudomonas putida genome and encodes:
- a CDS encoding PLP-dependent aminotransferase family protein, with the protein product MLPFTLDRSQSEPIYRQLYHRFRESIADGRLRPGDRVPAVRALAAELNLARGTVEAAYQLLIGEGYLIARGAAGTVVTPHLPPVSTPTPRAPVASAQYQPTHCGELPLALQMGLPALDAFPRKLWTRLAGRQLRQAGLEGLVYPDPRGHAPLRAAIAAYLGISRGITCHPEQVFVCAGYRACLDLISHTLMRQGDACWLEEPGYFMARNALLEAGAQLVPVTVDEDGLDVAQGIARAPDARFAVVTPTHQSPLGVSLSLPRRLALLDWANRRGSWVIEDDYDSEYRYQGKPLPALKSLDQQGRVLYTGTFSKVLFPGLRLAYLVVPAEQSEAFARQADRLHNHCPQVLQATVSAFLQEGHFARHLKKMRSLYGVRRRWLVEALGAQFGGRLLIDPQAGGMHLVVGLREGDDVEIAQRARALGIAVEPLSRWYLEAEPKQGLVLGFTNIASAEQASKVAVRLAQML